The nucleotide window GGTGGTGGTTATGAATGTCAATTGAAAATGTTTGTTGActaataatggtgtgttgatagtaaaaatatttgtaatggTTGTATTAAAAGTTAATGAAAGTAGTTCGGTGGTGGTTGATAGTTCTATGATTTGCTAATTGATGTCAATAATAATTATAAGTAGTAGCTACTTTTAGTGTTTATTGATAGTGGTGATGGTTGAGGATAGTAGTTGTGCGTTATTGATGGTGGTGTTTTATAATGGTTCTCAATGATAATGGTAATAGATGGAGTAAGGTGATATCGGTGAATGTATGAAATTTGTGAAATTCATGCTAAGAAATGATAAGTCTTTTGAGAAAACTTTCTTCCATATAAGATTTATCACCTCCCCTTACCATAGTTTCAAAAACTAATGGATTGACTCTTCAATAGATAAAACAACCTATGATATGACCAAACTAAGTCAAGTGATCTTCTATTATTTCATCCCTctaaaaaatgtatataattttttcgactaaaattaataattatgttaataatattttcatagaGCCATTTCATGTACCAGTGTAATGAAGAACATAGAAGTTTTCTAGTTTGGAAATTAATTACAAGTACTAGTTAGATAGATCTAAGTTTTTAGTGATTTTTTCCTGGAGGAGGTTAATCATCTTAGGTTTGAACAAATGGAAAGAGAAATAACATTTCTATGGtggaaataaatataatttgtgaTAAATCTAGAGGTTGTGATTACTTTAAACAATTTCCTTTGAAAGAGAAGGcttcaaaattgattttccaaaaaaaaaatatttttttagaaatgaaATTCTGATTTAGGATTTAAGTTTTTatctcaaatcaatttttttagtgAATCTTTAAAGATACATAACTACAACCATCATTGATCTGGCTacaaaatttgattaaaatttatacataagGTCTGGCCTAGCAATATAGGTAGAAGTAGAAGTTAGTAATTTTATTCCATAAATAAACGAAGTTCAAATGGGAAAaacgaaaacaaaaaaatcacacAAACATTTACACATATGGAGAAGAAATAGATGCCATCGTATTGTGATGGCCAAACCACGATGCTttagaatataaaatattaatactCCAATATCTTGTGTGAACCACTTGATGTACAAAATATTGATGCTCCCcacttaattaaaataattacctTTTGCGAATaaattttggataattttttattccatAAATACAACTTGTTTTGGCTGCAGAATGAGATGATTCCCAAAAATATGCATTACGTGCATACTTATACATTTGAACAGAGAAGACAAAACTGGATCATCAAGAATACATCTCGTCCATGTGGTTCAATTATCGATTACGTAAGTTCCCTTTTGAATAATATACATGTTTTCCtgccaaaaaaatttattgcATAAGTTTCCTTAGATAAGAttgtgataaaataaatatttaataattgttGGCAAACAGGTCTACCATCATATCGAGACAAACAAAAAGTTTCGATCTTTGATTGAGGTTTACAATTTTGTTGTGTATGGGGATATTCGTGAAACAAAGAGGAGATTAAGCCAATCTAACGAAACATTGCAGGTTAGctcaagaaaattatattagaaTAATTAATGAGATCGATTGACTCTATGTATACATGATCGTTAAACGAGTTTAATTTGCAGGTGAAACCGAGACATAAACCACATATTCGAGTTAACAAGTTGATCAAACATTATGTAGTTGGAACATGTACTGAATCTTGCAAGGGGGTTCACATAAAAAATCGGCGAGACGTTCACTACTTATTTGAACGTGGCATCCCTTCAAATATTGGTAAGAAAAGTTAAGGAAGTCACAGTGATACATATAGTTTCTCTATATAATGGTATTATCATTGTCGTTTTCTAGTTCATTGTCCTTTCCCTAATTGATTCttataaatttgtaaaaatCTTATGGccagagaaaaagagaaaaagagaaaacgaAGATTTATATGGACTTCAACAAATAAACTTGAGAAATGAAACAACACATATGGACTCAATAGATTCTGCATTAAGGACTCCAATACAACCCTTTTTTTACCTTTGGGACTTTGAGCTCATACATATAAAAGAGAGGCCAACAAAGAAAGTTTTAGTTCCAGATATTGTGAAATTGGAGAGGAAGGAGTCGGCTATTGACTTATTGAATTTGCACAAACAAATATTGGAAGCTCAGAGGAGGTCTGGGGTTGATGAGCAGCTGAGGTTATTTTTGTTGAGAGCTAGTATGACTGAAGCTTCATCCAGCTCAATGCAAGCAGGGGTAGGACTTATTAGTGGAGTTGATGTTGTGATGGAGTCTCAAACTCTAACTACTACACCACTAGATTTTGAGGGGAATCTTGAGGTCTCATTTAGTGCGCCAGCCATTACCGCCACCACTATTCATGTTTTAGGAGAAACAAAAGCGTCAGCACCATTTACAGACTCTCAAGCCTAGGGCATCACTGATATACACTACTCCTAGTACTATAAGTGTTGTAGAGACGTGTCTCtataagaatgaaaaaatagGTGCAACACTAAAGAGTGACaatatatgtaatattttgTTTGACAACAACGTAACTTTGATTTTAATGATTGTTGAGGATCTATGTATgacaatgtatgaatatgaatgtGACAACTATGCTTAATATGTATGCATAAAACTTGATAGTCAGGAATTTATAGTGAAGTTCTGTGCCATGTGGATGTGAGCATTTTAtgtaatattaattattttttgatgcATCTTGAACATGTCTTTATTCATGTTGTGTTGGTTGTAAGCTAGTGGATTAGAATAGGATCATAgactatttttgaatttagaCCACTTGACTTATAAGATTGTCcaaaatgattaaataattcattttttcataattttgagCCTAAATGAAAAGAAATTGCTCATTTGTTCTGTTCATGTCATTCCCCGAGCCTACATCTTGGGCATGACTGGCCCTCAGAAATCATTGCTGGCTCCAAATGAATCCTTGGCCCGACAAACTTTGATTAACATGACTCTGTGGTATACACAAAGCTTTAATAGATAATCATTCACTCATTTAAAGAAAACTCTGAAACATTGTTTGAAAATACTTAGCATCAATGATAAGTTTCAATAAAACAAATGCGGGAGGAGGTTAATCATCTTACGTTTGACCAAATGGAAAGTGAAATAACATTCTTATGGTggaaataaatttgatttgtgATAAGCCTAGAGGTTGCGATTACTTTAAACAATTTCCTTTGAAAGAGAAGctttcaaaattgatttttcaaaaaaataatatttttttagaaatgaaattctaatttagGATGTAAGTTTTCATGTCCCATCCAATTATTTAGTAAATCATTAAAGATACATAAGAACAACCATCATTGTTCTGGCTACAAAATTTGATTAAAACTTATACATAAGGTCTGGCCTAAAAATATAGGTAGAAGTAGAAGTTagtcatttttttccatatacAAAAGATGTTCAAAtgggaaaaatgaaaataaaataaaccacACAAACAGTTAGACATATTGAGAAGAAATAGATTCCATCGTATTGTGCAGGCCAAACCATGATTCTttagaatataaaatattgatacTCAAATATCTTGTGTGTACCACTTGATGTGCAAAATATTTATGCTCCCCACTTAATTCAAATAATTACCTTTTGAGAATAgattttagataattttttattacataAATACAACTTGTTTTGGATGCAGAATGAGAAGAtacccaaaaatatttattacgtGCATACTTATACATTTGAATAGAGAAGAAAAAACTGGATCATGAAGAATACTTCTCGTCCATGTGGTTCAAATATCGATTACATAAGTTCCCTTTTGAATAATATACATGTTTTCTTGCCTAAAAAGTTTATTACATAAGTTTCCTTTTATGAGATTGTgacaatataaatatttaataattgttGGGAAACAGGTGTACCATCATCTGCAGACAAACAAAAAGTTTCGTTCTTTGATTGAGGTTTACAATTTTCTTGTATATGGGGATGTTTTGTCACGACCctgaccatcgtgattggcacccacccTAACTCTCTTGTGGGAGAAGCATTACTACAATCCAAACAAAACAACTAATCtaaaaaactaaggcatttaatttacgaaagcaagttaaatactaaggaagAAATAGGGAGTTGCcgtaaactccaacaaaagtcagacaaagaactaaacaatgcggaagaaataacttagaacctgaaagttaatgtaccaaaaaaacaaacaaagaaccaaaagtttaaaaaagaagggatacaaccccaaagTAATGAATAATACTAACTAGAACAAGTCTAAGTCTGGCATGTGGACATAGatggaaagagaactcatggcagcccggaagaactagctcacccttgaattcaaagtgatcactgatcttctagatgaggtctgtcaatagccacctgaagaagtgttgtactcaacaaagaaagagcaagtgcagtattagtacacaaccacagtgtactggtatgatcacgcggctatcccactaaatGCAATATAAGCAAGGcattacaacaatataacaTCATgtatatatcgaacatatacaatattatcaacatttacgaacaaggtacaatttcacatttctcaagatacacaattatataaaatcattggtcctcttacggaacccaaacccaaactgttagcataccagaatgtggtacccgatccaataattatgtcggaacgtggcaactcccatagttatgccgaaacgtggtaACCGATCAAAGttagttatgctggaacgtggcaaccgatcctagTTAGTTATCctggaatgtggcaaccgatccattaaACAAGCCACAATCAGAATCACAAGTATACTCTCATAATCATATAAACAAGTCATGATTGATGACATTTATCATTTATCTATCCTCTTTTAcgattaatgtgatcaataatgcaacattcacatacatacatgtatcattatGAAGGAAgcacaaacatacatcacacaatcatagaatcgcaaccatcacctacctcgaaacaagcttgaaaccctaagaaacttgatccttccctttccggattcgttccaTTTGTTCTcagtctacaaacaatcataataacaagggatcaataaacaatcactaattatccagattactaacaattctaacaaccctagatcatacccataaTCCCAAGTACCCAATATAGAGCTATTTTGACCATAGAATCTACATCAAAACCCGCCCCTATTGATAATTACTCATTCTATGTTCTATAGATCAAAAAGGGGATccggggagtgaaaaacttacattTTGCCTGTAGAATGGTAGAAAATTATCAAGAATGGCCTGGGGTTCGTTTCTTAgctataaaaattgaaaagtgccgaataaagtcattttggggtttatttacgaccttaagtCATGTTTAATCTGCCACAGCGGCCTTTGTTGCAGCGGCCTTGCCCTGGCAGCATaaatcccccccccccaacGGTTTGCACAGAACAactgagctattttaataattccaagaccccatttcacaacacacctttaacaaACGACACTAAGAAAATACCATTCACGCTAAGACTAATTCTGGGAGTTATACTCactcgaattcaattccgtataGTCGTAcaattccttaacgacttatttAACTACTcctgtaatcaaaatcataaataatttacctgattattaccagatttccctacaccttaatgactccgatttcttccaaatctagactaggttggaaatttcaagttactatgAAATGTTTTTCGATCGTAAAAATTTTCCCGTTGagttttctataacgacggaaccccATAGTTACAATAAATACCAATTTACTCAGAACTCATCCCCAAGTGACAAAGATAGATATATAGGCTAAAGAAGGGATGCAGTAGCACCTGAATCAAtcaacaattggggatacttttCCCGCATGTCCCTCTAGGTTTCCCAAGTAGATTTCTTAACTGGACGATGCTTTCTTTGAACATTCACacacttaatctccttggtcctcaacttacgGACATTATGATCAAGAATtacaatcggttcctcctcatattggaggtccttgtctaacacaattgagtcccacttaatgatatatCCACATCATCATGATATcccttcaacatggacacatgaaataccagatgaactcCCTACAAATTAGGAGGTAAATCCCATCTATACGCTGCCAGTCCTACACATTCAAaaacctcaaagggaccaatgtatcccgaacttagctttcttttctagccaaatctcatcacccctttcatgggtgatatcttaagaagaacattctcaccgtTTTGAAACACCATGTCTCTTAACTTATGATCCGCATAGTTCTTTTGTCTACTTTGGGCTGCTAGAAGCTGAGCTTGAAGacttctcaccttatcttgacAATCCTTCACTTAATCTACCCCCaatggtttcacatctccagcctcaaaccatcttATGGTTGAtatacatcccctcccatagagtgcctcaaatggtgccatatctatgttggaatgataactattattataggagaattcacacaaaggtaggaACTTATACCAATGCTCtgcaaagtcaatcacacatgccctcaacatgtcttctaacacttgaatagttctctccGACTGCCCGTCTGTCTGTAGATGGAAGGttatactaaaagtgagttgtgtgcctaattcatcatgtaatttccctCAACAcatggatgtgaattgggtaccacggtctgagataaTAGAGAGAGGCAcacatgcaacctcactatctctttcacatacaccttggccaattgttcaacattataGTCTATTCTTACCGAAATAAAATAGGCTGATCAACCTACctaaatagaatcaaactttcccaaagtcttgggaagaccaaccacgaaATCCATGGCTATTCTCTCCCACATCCATTtcggaattggcattctttgaagcaaacttgCAAGCCTTTGGTGTTCGtatttcacttgttggcaattttgacacttagccacaaactccactatatctttcttcatgcccggtcaccaataaattcgcttaAAATCTCAATagatcttggtcacacccggatgaatagaatatcgcgaaccatgggACTCTATCAACAACTTTTGAATCAAATCATCAACTCGGGGAACACAATTTTTTCCTCTGAAACTAAGTACACCTTCCCCATCAAgggtggtctcttgtgccttaccaatcactgtcttctttctaagctcctccAAATTTCAATATTCAAATTGTTTAGCCTTGATCTCATCAATGAATGTGACCCtcacttcaatgctagctaacaccccacctctttctgagatccccaactgcatgaacttacaCTCTAGTGTCTTAATTTCCTTAACCAAAGGTCACTTGGTAATACTTAAGAAAGCTatactacccatactcaccgctttCCGACTGAAAGCGTCAGCCACCACATTAGACTTGCTTGGATgatattgaatggtcacatcataatctttgagtaattcCACCCACCTTCTCCATCTTAAATTTacatccttttgagtgaacataTGTTGCAATCTACGATGATCGataaacacttcacacttaacacaatagaggtaatgccgcaagatttaagagcaaacactaccgcttccaactccaaatcatgtgtttgataattcctctcatgcacctttaACTGAGGTGAGGCATAAGCTATagcattcttatcctgcataaACACAACACCCACATTAGAatttgaagcatcacaataaacaataaaatctttaccttcgaCCGATATTGCTAGAATACGCGCGATGGTCAAGAGaatcttgagcttttgaaagctctcttcATATTTTTCGGTCCATTCGAATaatatctcctttttggtcaacttGGTCAAGTGAGTGGAAATAGAAgaaaagttcttcacaaatcgacgataatgCTACCGAGCCCCACAAAATTCCTAACTTCCATCATAGAtctaggccgaacccaattcttaaccgcctcaatcttttgaggatctaccattaccccttctttcgaaactacatgtcccaaaaatgtaacagaagtcaaccaaaattcacactttgaaaatttagcatacaacctttgtttctcAAGAACTCCCAAAACAATGTGAATATGGTCAGCATGTTCTttctcacttttcgaatagaccaaaatatcatcaataaacactatAACAAACAAATCAAGGAAAGGTTTGAATaccccattcattaaactcatgaaagttgcaggtgcattggtcaaaccaaaacacataaccaaaaactcatagtgcccatagtgAGTTCTAAACGCCATTTTGGGAagatcctcaggcctaatttttaactgatggtagggtgaccttagatcaatcttagtgAAAATTGATGCagcttgcaattggtcaaaaagatcatttattcgaggcaaaggatacttgtttcgaatagtgaccctattcaattgtaggtaatctatacacattctcatactaccatcatttttctAGACAAACAACACTGGAGTACCCCATGGAGAAGCACTAGGgtgaataaatcccttatcaagaagctcttggatttgatccttaagctctcttaattctgttgGAGCCATgtgatatggagggatagaaacGGGAGGAGTACTAGGTTCTAAATCTATACAGAAGTCTACATCTCTTTCCCGAGGCATACCAagcaagtcattaggaaacacttctcaaAATTCTGACATCACCAGAATAGACTCAATCGatggagcctcaatctcaacatccctaatataAGCCAAACAACCTTGCCCTATCAATTTCCTAGCGTGAATAGAGGATATGAttttagcttgcttaggcttgtataccccttcccactctaattttccCTTATCAGAATTTCTAGAGtgacagacttagtattacaattaagcacatcataatagggggacaaccaagtcatgccaaAGATTATATTAAAATCAGTCATATgtaaaatcaccaaatcagcccaagtctgaaaacccataaataaataggacaagcacgataggcaatggtgactatgactgactctccaactagggtagaaatacggataggggcatcaagtatattaCAAATAATAGAAAGTTTTGAGGCTAATCACACATATACTTATGAATAAGTggaatcaaataacacattagtcaTCTGGTCACAGAAATTAATAGTACTTGTGATCACCGCGGCAGACGCCTCTACCTCATCTTGCTCGGAAaagcataacactgagccctatcatcttgacgagccATTTCTCTGCCTGGTTGCAAGTTACCCCTGCCTTCATTACCTATTCTTCTACCTCCACGGCCTCGCTGATTACCTCCTTacccaccttgtggacgtcctCGACCATTATGACCATTCCCCGCAGGTATCACTACTCTAGACTACTACTGCACGGAATCTGACACACGTGGGTGGGGATAATCTCTCGTCATATGCCCATgttctccacaattgtagcaagtacgatcaaaagaggGTTTGCTGCCCATTGAAGGTGCAACTCTCTGGCTATCTTGAATCAAATTATAAGGAGGGGCTCCTGAGTAATTACCGGTAGAAGCGGGCATAACAGACTGAATTTTCTTGGCTACCAACATTGGCCTCCCTGAATCTCTGGAATAAGAACATTGAAAGTTGCCTTAATTCTTTGCCCTTTttgccaatgccttagcctgaccgtttcgcctcaccccctccacctTTTTAACATAATCTTTCACCTCATTAAAGGTCCTCCCTACAGGGGTCATATGAACAAATAATACCTGCAACTCTGTATTTAGAcccctaataaataaacgaaaCCTCTCTttctcagtagtcaccaattgagtagcatatcaaGACAATATATGGAACTTGGACTCTTAAGCAGCCACAGATATACCACCTTGTTCCAAAGCCATAAACACATATTTCTTGTGACCTCTCAAAGTtctaggcacatatttctccaaTATTAGAGCATGAAAATGGGTCCAAGTAACTGGAGGCAAAATTGAAAAACTGCATTCCaaataagctctccaccactgcttggcCTCACCTTGAAGCCGAAGAGTTAtgaactcaaccccatgctgatggacaaaTCCCTACTTATGAATCCTGTCATAGAAGTCTAAGAttaactcataagcatcctcactCTCCGAACAAAGAAATACAGGAAACTTTAGCTTCAAAAAcatagttaacatttcatgcCCATTacagtcataacagaacccaacacAAGACGGAAGAGAGCATCAGTAACTTTGTTTTGACCCACCTTAGGTGTAGTGATAGAAATAGGGGGATTGgtgggagcttgagttgcttgaacagataaaagcactccaggaccagccaatcctttaaaaaatgacatgatttgttgagctaacactggtcAATGAGAGGAACACTGGTAGTCTCCGCCTGCAGCTCTTCCTCTTCTCCAACCTCCTCAACATTCTCAAAATTCTCAACATTCTCAACCTCAATATCCtatctatctcttcatgatgtaCGGGAGTGGGCTCATTTTGGGGAGCATTTTCGATCGGTACCCCATCTCTAGCAGGCGCTACTCTTCCTCAACCTCTACCCGTAGCTCTTCCTTTATCCCTGCCTTAACCGCGACCTCTCATTGCAGATTCGTCAGCTGGAGTATTTATGGGATCTACGGGCCAGATGTCGTTGTATTTAGTGTGAACCATCTACAGATAGAAGAGTGAATGAGGTTAGATACTGATTTGAATCGACAGATACTAATTGGAAtaaagttatagcacgaaatgAGACAAGAAAAAACATAGAGATTTCCTCAAGTCCTAtcgcctctcgaagaaaagtaaaggcgtccccgTACCGTTCCATAAGACTTTACTAGACTCATTTCgctacatcgagatcaacgaacctaggcttTGATACAAACTATGTCACGACCccgaccatcgtgattggcacccacccTAACTCTCttgtgggagaaccattactacaatccaaactaagcaattaatctaaaaactaaggtatttaagttacggaagcaagttaaatactaaggaagaaatagggagttcccataaactccaacaaaagtctaacaatgaactaaacaatgcgaaagaaataacctagaacttgaaagtcaatgtaccaaaacatctaacattGTACCAAAATTCTAAATAAGAAGGGATACAgccccaaactaatgaactaataacaaCTAGAACAAGTCCTAGCCTGgaatgtggacatagacagaAATAAAACGCATGGAAACCCTAAAGAACAGGctaacccttgaattcgaagcaatcactgatcttctagacgaggtctgtcaatagccgcctgaagatgacctttactcaacaa belongs to Solanum stenotomum isolate F172 chromosome 1, ASM1918654v1, whole genome shotgun sequence and includes:
- the LOC125856914 gene encoding uncharacterized protein LOC125856914, with product MEVPISFIRSQESKVDDLQIISKQHKIDNDEDAILMEVPISLTALEEVKTDVFENEMIPKNMHYVHTYTFEQRRQNWIIKNTSRPCGSIIDYVYHHIETNKKFRSLIEVYNFVVYGDIRETKRRLSQSNETLQVKPRHKPHIRVNKLIKHYVVGTCTESCKGVHIKNRRDVHYLFERGIPSNIEKKRKRENEDLYGLQQINLRNETTHMDSIDSALRTPIQPFFYLWDFELIHIKERPTKKVLVPDIVKLERKESAIDLLNLHKQILEAQRRSGVDEQLRLFLLRASMTEASSSSMQAGVGLISGVDVVMESQTLTTTPLDFEGNLEVSFSAPAITATTIHVLGETKASAPFTDSQA